From Woronichinia naegeliana WA131, the proteins below share one genomic window:
- a CDS encoding DUF433 domain-containing protein encodes MQIEDYFIFLTPDDIRLKGHRIGIDNILFYFLEGYSPEEILSIYPDLNLEKIYATITYIPSLNIT; translated from the coding sequence ATGCAAATTGAAGACTATTTTATTTTTCTCACCCCTGATGACATTCGCCTAAAAGGTCATCGCATCGGTATTGACAACATCCTATTTTACTTTCTCGAAGGTTATAGTCCTGAAGAAATTTTATCTATCTATCCTGACCTAAACCTAGAAAAAATTTATGCAACTATTACCTATATTCCTTCTCTTAACATAACGTGA
- a CDS encoding DUF5615 family PIN-like protein, with product MKIKFLLDENLSPRLKIAVLRLNSDIDILRVGDENTPKLGTLDPDVLIYLGTSQRLLITDNRTSMPEHLKEYGQTNQKMWGLLWVHPITTMGKLAEELTLIWETSEAEEWINVIDWIPF from the coding sequence ATGAAAATCAAATTTCTCCTTGACGAAAATCTATCACCCCGTCTAAAAATTGCTGTTTTGAGGCTCAATTCTGATATAGACATTCTCCGTGTAGGGGATGAAAATACACCTAAGTTAGGAACCCTTGACCCCGATGTTTTAATTTATCTAGGAACTTCTCAACGACTATTAATCACTGATAATCGTACCAGTATGCCTGAACATTTAAAAGAATATGGGCAAACCAATCAAAAAATGTGGGGACTTTTGTGGGTACATCCTATAACGACAATGGGAAAATTAGCAGAGGAATTAACCCTCATTTGGGAAACAAGCGAAGCTGAAGAATGGATCAATGTTATAGATTGGATTCCTTTCTAA
- a CDS encoding PipX family protein, translating into MSNETYLNHPTFGLLYRVCLLEENQEIFTTLYAQRLFFLVATTASKTIFEPITRADAKLMVENRLRWLRRNGETQAYQVLFTLHKNTF; encoded by the coding sequence ATGAGCAACGAAACTTACCTCAACCATCCCACCTTTGGACTATTGTACCGGGTTTGTCTCTTAGAGGAAAATCAGGAGATTTTTACGACGCTTTATGCCCAACGTCTGTTTTTTTTAGTGGCGACGACGGCAAGTAAAACTATTTTTGAACCCATTACTCGTGCTGATGCCAAACTCATGGTGGAAAATCGCCTACGTTGGCTGCGACGTAATGGTGAGACTCAAGCTTATCAGGTGTTATTTACGCTTCACAAAAACACCTTTTAA
- a CDS encoding WecB/TagA/CpsF family glycosyltransferase: MLKSSLEHQTILGTRIDATSYQDACDRLQGWIREKRSCYVVAANVHVVMKGYWNRRYQAVINQAALVTPDGMPLVWGLRLLGIKQATRVYGPDLMLAWCERAAQYQLPLFLYGGTEALLETLIPILQNRYPNLAIAGYYAPPFRALTSAEEEEIREKIQSSGASLVLVGLGCPKQEEWMARQQGKLAVVMIGVGAAFNFHSGMVSQAPRWMMNRGLEWLYRLGAEPRRLWRRYLFHNPAFVLLFGWQWLTSQLKR; this comes from the coding sequence GTGCTAAAGTCGAGCTTAGAACATCAAACTATTTTAGGAACCCGTATTGATGCTACGAGTTACCAGGATGCCTGCGATCGCTTACAGGGATGGATCAGGGAAAAGCGTTCCTGTTATGTCGTGGCCGCCAATGTTCATGTGGTGATGAAGGGTTACTGGAATCGTCGTTATCAAGCGGTTATTAATCAGGCTGCTTTGGTGACACCAGATGGAATGCCCCTGGTCTGGGGACTGCGATTATTGGGGATTAAACAAGCGACGAGGGTTTATGGCCCTGATTTAATGTTGGCCTGGTGTGAACGGGCGGCTCAATACCAACTACCGCTTTTTCTTTATGGTGGCACGGAAGCCCTTTTGGAAACCCTAATTCCCATTTTACAAAACCGTTATCCTAACCTGGCGATCGCTGGTTACTATGCTCCTCCCTTTCGTGCCTTAACCTCAGCAGAAGAAGAAGAAATTCGAGAAAAAATCCAGTCTTCAGGAGCCTCCCTGGTGTTGGTGGGTCTAGGCTGTCCCAAGCAAGAAGAATGGATGGCACGGCAGCAGGGTAAATTGGCGGTTGTTATGATCGGTGTGGGGGCTGCCTTTAATTTTCATAGTGGCATGGTATCCCAGGCTCCTCGCTGGATGATGAATCGGGGCTTAGAATGGCTCTATCGACTTGGGGCAGAACCGAGACGTTTATGGCGACGCTATCTTTTCCATAATCCTGCTTTTGTCCTGCTCTTTGGTTGGCAATGGCTAACGAGTCAGCTTAAACGCTAA
- a CDS encoding cell division protein SepF, with protein MILNKLKDFVGISEHDEYEEEYEEMNWQQAQKPITPPPLTEEIPNTRRSNREALQLTNEPTMGTGTRNNVIGMPGISNSVAEVVVVEPHSFEEMPQVIQTLRERKSVVLNLNVMDPEEAQRAVDFVAGGTYAIDGHQERIGESIFLFTPSCVKVSTLAGTVYELPENSSSPSRAAVPTSAWGLDASRLAQ; from the coding sequence ATGATTTTGAACAAATTAAAAGACTTTGTTGGCATTAGCGAACATGATGAATACGAGGAAGAATACGAGGAGATGAATTGGCAACAGGCCCAAAAGCCGATAACCCCTCCTCCCTTAACCGAAGAAATTCCCAATACTCGTCGCTCTAATCGAGAAGCCTTACAGTTAACTAATGAACCCACCATGGGAACAGGAACGAGAAATAACGTGATTGGAATGCCAGGAATTAGCAATAGCGTCGCCGAGGTAGTGGTGGTAGAACCCCATTCCTTTGAAGAAATGCCCCAGGTCATTCAAACCCTGCGGGAACGTAAGTCTGTTGTGCTGAATCTCAATGTCATGGATCCCGAAGAGGCCCAGAGAGCCGTCGATTTTGTAGCAGGGGGAACCTATGCCATTGATGGTCATCAAGAACGTATTGGTGAAAGTATTTTTCTATTTACGCCAAGTTGTGTGAAAGTTAGCACTCTGGCAGGAACCGTTTACGAGCTGCCGGAAAACTCATCTTCTCCCTCACGTGCGGCTGTACCGACTTCCGCCTGGGGCTTAGATGCAAGTCGTTTAGCTCAGTAA
- a CDS encoding DUF433 domain-containing protein has product MNKTNSLLTRITQTPGQCGGRPCIRGMRIRVSDILEMLAENVSINEILEDFPDLEFADIQACLIFAAKRTEFPRLIA; this is encoded by the coding sequence ATGAACAAAACCAATTCACTTTTAACCCGAATCACCCAAACCCCTGGACAATGTGGTGGCCGTCCTTGTATCCGAGGAATGCGAATTCGTGTCTCCGATATATTAGAAATGCTGGCAGAAAATGTCAGTATAAATGAAATATTAGAAGACTTTCCAGACTTAGAATTTGCTGATATACAAGCCTGCTTAATTTTTGCAGCCAAACGAACAGAATTTCCCCGATTAATCGCATGA
- a CDS encoding DUF5615 family PIN-like protein, with protein MKIWIDAQLPPTLANWLNTNFKVEAISLKELGLRDAKDTEIFEAARQFNAVIMTKDSDFIDLACRLGTPPQILWLTCGNVTNRNLQKLLSLTLAQALMELKQGENIVEINQINLA; from the coding sequence ATGAAAATCTGGATTGATGCTCAATTGCCACCAACTTTAGCCAATTGGTTAAACACAAACTTTAAAGTAGAAGCTATTTCCTTAAAGGAATTGGGTTTACGAGATGCTAAGGATACCGAAATTTTTGAAGCGGCTCGTCAGTTTAACGCAGTCATTATGACAAAAGATAGTGATTTTATTGATCTTGCTTGCCGCTTAGGAACACCTCCTCAGATTTTATGGTTAACCTGTGGAAATGTTACCAATCGTAATCTACAAAAATTGCTAAGTTTAACATTAGCACAAGCCCTTATGGAATTAAAACAGGGAGAAAATATTGTTGAAATTAATCAAATTAATCTAGCCTAA
- a CDS encoding sugar transferase, which yields MSDIRAPQSFGRVNLSNRQWLRVGILLLGDLVALALAWQFARDLNHFYAAPPPQLIWWVWLGLPSLFWCFAAMTILFFAYGGVYSPTARSHNYIRLLQLISLVYLTSLVLNYFYDPTVDPPRSLFFAAWGGSLLFVIGFRLLTTLMVGQLQRHQAPTPVFIIAPAARLKALTCILKDRSNYLVVGVAFATLAHNEHTWKTIVESGAVEVLAEDLLKTNLASSLYWHLRRSGIALRLLPSSRDILYRRGMPEIFAGLPTLRVEMPLLVGLDYRIKRGCDFIAALVGVILLSPLFLGVAIAIRCSSPGPAFFRQERVGLQGKVFMMWKFRTMIIDAPQQQAELERNNESSDGVMFKLKRDPRIIPIGHFLRHTSLDEIPQLFNVLFGEMSLVGPRPLPIRDVEHFDAWHHIRHQVMPGITGLWQISGRSDIGDFNDVARLDLYYIDNWSLNLDLDILVETARLILFGKGAY from the coding sequence TTGTCAGATATTCGCGCCCCTCAATCCTTTGGTCGTGTCAATTTGAGTAATCGGCAATGGTTAAGGGTGGGAATTTTGTTGTTAGGAGATTTAGTTGCCCTGGCTCTGGCTTGGCAATTTGCTCGTGATCTTAATCATTTCTATGCTGCTCCACCGCCCCAGTTAATTTGGTGGGTATGGTTAGGATTGCCGAGTTTATTTTGGTGTTTTGCGGCCATGACGATTCTCTTTTTCGCCTATGGAGGAGTTTATAGTCCGACCGCCCGTAGTCATAACTATATTCGTTTATTGCAACTGATTAGTCTAGTTTATTTGACTTCCCTGGTGCTGAATTATTTCTATGATCCCACCGTTGATCCGCCCCGATCGCTGTTTTTTGCTGCTTGGGGAGGCAGTTTACTATTTGTGATCGGTTTTCGTTTATTAACCACTTTAATGGTTGGACAATTACAACGTCATCAGGCTCCTACTCCTGTGTTTATTATTGCTCCAGCGGCTCGTTTAAAGGCGTTAACCTGTATTTTAAAAGACCGTTCTAATTATCTTGTTGTAGGGGTGGCCTTTGCGACCCTGGCCCATAATGAACATACCTGGAAAACCATTGTTGAGTCTGGAGCGGTTGAAGTTTTAGCCGAAGATTTACTGAAAACCAATTTAGCGTCTAGTCTCTATTGGCACTTACGGCGATCGGGAATTGCGTTACGATTATTGCCTTCTAGTCGAGATATTCTCTATCGTCGAGGAATGCCTGAAATTTTTGCAGGTCTGCCTACTTTGCGGGTAGAAATGCCCTTATTAGTGGGCTTGGATTATCGGATTAAGCGAGGCTGTGATTTTATAGCAGCTTTAGTGGGGGTAATTCTTCTTTCTCCTTTGTTTTTAGGCGTGGCGATCGCGATTCGTTGTTCATCTCCAGGGCCAGCCTTTTTTCGACAGGAACGAGTGGGATTACAGGGCAAAGTTTTTATGATGTGGAAGTTTCGCACCATGATTATTGATGCGCCCCAACAACAAGCTGAATTAGAGAGGAATAATGAAAGTTCAGATGGGGTAATGTTTAAACTGAAACGCGATCCTCGTATTATTCCTATTGGCCATTTTTTACGGCATACAAGTTTAGATGAAATTCCTCAGTTGTTTAATGTCTTATTTGGGGAGATGAGTTTGGTTGGCCCCCGACCATTACCGATTCGGGATGTAGAACATTTTGATGCTTGGCACCATATTCGTCATCAGGTAATGCCTGGGATTACGGGACTTTGGCAAATTTCGGGGCGATCGGATATTGGTGATTTTAATGATGTGGCCCGTTTAGATCTTTACTATATTGATAATTGGTCTCTGAATCTTGATCTGGATATTTTAGTGGAAACGGCTCGTTTAATTTTATTTGGCAAAGGGGCTTATTAA
- a CDS encoding DUF433 domain-containing protein, translating into MQLEDYFIFLSPDDIRIKGHRIGIDNILFYFLEGYSPEEILSIYPDLNLEKIYATITYYFQNQKEIDAYLNRIKNWKENRYQESLKHPSSQREKMRAIKQQRQDLLKA; encoded by the coding sequence ATGCAACTTGAAGACTATTTTATTTTTCTCTCTCCTGATGACATTCGTATAAAAGGTCATCGCATTGGCATTGACAACATCCTATTTTACTTTCTGGAAGGTTATAGTCCTGAAGAAATTTTATCTATCTATCCTGACCTAAACCTAGAAAAAATTTATGCAACTATTACCTATTACTTCCAGAATCAAAAAGAGATAGATGCCTATTTAAACCGAATTAAAAACTGGAAAGAAAACCGCTATCAAGAATCTCTTAAACATCCGTCATCTCAAAGGGAAAAAATGAGAGCGATTAAACAGCAAAGACAGGATTTATTAAAGGCATGA
- the proC gene encoding pyrroline-5-carboxylate reductase has translation MSIQLGIIGGGVMAEAILSRLLHQQIYPAERVMVSDPQTSRREFLRQTYGVQVTADNQEAANASEILLLAIKPQVLERVVAGLAGNQQKPLVISVLAGVPISRLDFGFPEHPIIRAMPNTPATVGAGMTAIAVGKLVEAYHLTIAKSIFAAVGQVVEVPESLMDAVTGLSGSGPAYVAMMIEGLADGGVASGLPREIAYQLAIQTVLGTAQLLQKTHLHPAELKDQVTSPGGTTIAGVTVLEKMSLRSAMIEAVRAACRRSQELGKGK, from the coding sequence GTGTCTATTCAACTGGGTATTATTGGCGGTGGCGTGATGGCAGAGGCCATTTTGTCCCGTTTGTTGCATCAACAAATTTATCCGGCAGAGCGAGTTATGGTAAGTGATCCCCAGACCAGTCGCCGTGAATTTTTACGTCAGACCTATGGTGTACAGGTGACAGCCGATAATCAGGAAGCGGCCAATGCCTCTGAAATTTTACTTCTCGCCATTAAACCCCAGGTATTAGAGCGGGTGGTGGCAGGTTTAGCCGGTAATCAACAGAAACCCCTGGTTATTTCGGTGTTAGCGGGTGTTCCCATTAGTCGGTTAGATTTTGGGTTTCCCGAACATCCGATTATTCGAGCGATGCCTAATACGCCAGCAACGGTGGGGGCCGGTATGACCGCGATCGCCGTTGGCAAATTAGTCGAGGCCTATCATCTTACGATTGCGAAATCAATTTTTGCGGCAGTGGGTCAGGTGGTAGAAGTGCCAGAATCTCTAATGGATGCGGTAACAGGGCTATCAGGATCGGGGCCAGCCTATGTGGCGATGATGATTGAAGGTTTAGCTGATGGGGGAGTTGCGTCCGGTTTACCCAGGGAGATCGCCTATCAATTGGCCATTCAGACGGTATTAGGAACGGCCCAATTGTTACAGAAAACCCATCTCCATCCGGCAGAATTAAAGGATCAAGTCACGAGTCCAGGCGGAACCACCATTGCAGGTGTGACCGTTTTAGAGAAAATGAGTCTGCGATCGGCCATGATTGAAGCCGTTAGAGCCGCTTGTCGTCGTTCCCAGGAGTTGGGGAAGGGTAAGTAG
- a CDS encoding putative toxin-antitoxin system toxin component, PIN family — MSDFLFSTYTPRELPTVQFSESAIQNLIALLNEKVELIETSFHFDDCRDKKDNFILDLAVSGNANYLVTGDNDLLILNPFEKVEIISYQHFQDIVLTIINP; from the coding sequence ATGTCCGATTTTCTTTTCTCCACTTACACGCCTCGAGAACTTCCCACTGTCCAGTTCTCAGAATCGGCTATTCAAAACCTAATTGCACTACTAAACGAAAAAGTTGAGTTAATTGAAACAAGTTTTCACTTTGATGATTGTCGAGATAAAAAAGATAATTTTATTTTAGATTTAGCGGTTTCGGGTAATGCAAATTATTTAGTAACAGGCGATAATGATCTATTAATATTGAATCCATTTGAGAAAGTGGAAATTATCTCCTATCAACATTTTCAAGATATTGTTTTAACTATAATTAACCCTTAA
- a CDS encoding putative toxin-antitoxin system toxin component, PIN family yields the protein MESNALRVVIDTNIWISFLIGKAITGLNQAIINDRVIILFSDDLFCELMEVLNRPKFKKYFSAGQWEVYGCQIR from the coding sequence ATGGAAAGTAATGCTCTTCGCGTTGTGATTGACACGAATATCTGGATCAGTTTTTTAATTGGAAAAGCGATCACGGGCTTGAATCAAGCAATTATCAATGATCGAGTAATTATTTTATTTAGTGATGATTTATTTTGTGAACTTATGGAAGTTTTAAACCGTCCTAAATTCAAAAAATACTTCTCAGCTGGACAGTGGGAAGTTTATGGATGCCAGATAAGGTAA
- a CDS encoding type II toxin-antitoxin system VapC family toxin has translation MGIKYLLDTHVLLWWFFDDSKLDFSCREIIKNPNHQILISSASAWEIATKYRIGKLPEAKQIVEEYSQILTQARFVELKITSAHAIRAGSLAIDHRDPFDRMIMAQAELEKIPVITYDKEFQTGLIDVIP, from the coding sequence ATGGGAATAAAATACTTGCTTGATACTCATGTTTTATTGTGGTGGTTTTTTGATGATTCAAAACTAGATTTTTCCTGTCGAGAAATTATTAAAAATCCCAATCATCAAATTCTGATCAGCAGTGCATCTGCTTGGGAAATTGCCACAAAATATCGCATCGGAAAATTACCTGAAGCTAAACAAATTGTCGAAGAATATTCGCAAATATTAACTCAAGCACGATTTGTTGAACTAAAGATTACTTCAGCCCATGCTATCAGAGCGGGAAGCCTAGCCATTGACCACCGAGATCCCTTTGACCGAATGATTATGGCTCAAGCAGAACTTGAAAAAATTCCCGTCATCACTTACGACAAGGAATTTCAAACAGGACTCATTGATGTTATTCCCTAA
- a CDS encoding YggS family pyridoxal phosphate-dependent enzyme has protein sequence MTLSNRIAQLRQSLPSQIRLIAVSKTVSVEKIRLAYEAGIRDFAESRLQEALPKLTMLSDLDDICWHFIGTLQANKARKILETFTWIHSVHNLAIAERLDRLATDLPQKPHICLQIKMLPDANKQGWSVPELEADLAALADCQHLNIQGLMAILPLGLTPEQRLTTFQATQELSQILSQKTSLCFTELSMGMSDDYLEAIAAGATMIRLGRIIFGDRESSDSIP, from the coding sequence ATGACCCTGAGTAACCGTATCGCCCAGTTGCGCCAGTCTTTACCGTCCCAGATTCGACTGATTGCGGTCAGCAAAACTGTTTCAGTTGAGAAGATACGCTTGGCCTACGAGGCAGGCATTCGGGATTTTGCAGAGAGTCGTCTTCAGGAAGCGTTGCCAAAACTTACAATGTTGTCTGATCTGGATGATATTTGTTGGCATTTCATTGGTACTCTCCAAGCCAATAAGGCCCGCAAAATCTTAGAGACTTTTACCTGGATTCACTCGGTTCACAATTTAGCGATCGCCGAACGCCTTGATCGTTTAGCCACAGATTTACCTCAAAAACCGCATATCTGTCTGCAAATAAAAATGCTGCCGGATGCGAACAAACAGGGATGGTCAGTCCCGGAGCTAGAAGCAGATCTAGCCGCGTTAGCTGACTGCCAGCATTTAAACATTCAAGGTTTAATGGCGATTCTTCCCCTAGGTCTAACCCCAGAACAACGATTAACAACCTTTCAGGCAACTCAAGAATTGAGCCAGATCCTCTCCCAGAAAACCTCGCTGTGTTTTACAGAACTCTCTATGGGGATGTCCGATGATTACCTTGAGGCGATCGCGGCTGGAGCCACCATGATCCGCTTGGGACGGATAATATTCGGCGATCGAGAATCTAGTGACTCAATCCCATAG
- a CDS encoding transposase codes for MYVGDGIKVGKEGRKMPGVKRLHQESEDVSKPEWIRGHYFNALSILVGVGKACFALPLVLRLDDGIKSKATEKGEGKGKKKVKTSLVTKMADLCVTYAEAGSYVILDAYFACEPVLKSFRQNALHLITRVRCSTVAYAPFCSVPTLTGRGRPRIWGSSIKLEKLFALAADFPTAKVWLYGQQVTVSYQCFEFHWDSPHQLVKFVLTQLPNGRRLILLSTDLCLTGPEIIAAYGLRFKIEVTFRQLVHLLGSFAYRFWLKSLPTLPTWPSNLILSDYPQAVQTQILNKVEAFERFVNLNAIALGLLQILALELPQGIWANFPRWFRTLPSHGYPSERIAQLALQHQAQMIFPQSPPSLLLPKFLTAKLASSPSPDMLTFVA; via the coding sequence GTGTATGTGGGTGATGGCATCAAAGTGGGGAAAGAAGGACGCAAGATGCCAGGTGTAAAACGACTACACCAAGAATCGGAAGATGTGTCCAAGCCAGAGTGGATAAGGGGTCATTACTTCAATGCCTTGAGTATTTTGGTGGGAGTAGGGAAAGCCTGCTTTGCCTTGCCCTTAGTGTTGCGGCTAGACGATGGCATCAAGTCCAAAGCAACCGAGAAGGGGGAGGGAAAAGGCAAAAAAAAGGTGAAGACGAGCCTGGTGACAAAAATGGCTGACCTTTGTGTTACTTACGCAGAGGCAGGGAGTTATGTAATTTTGGATGCTTATTTTGCTTGCGAACCAGTGCTCAAAAGTTTTCGCCAGAACGCCTTGCATCTAATCACAAGAGTGCGTTGCTCCACCGTCGCCTATGCCCCCTTTTGTTCCGTGCCGACGCTGACGGGGAGAGGACGACCACGGATTTGGGGGAGTTCGATAAAACTAGAAAAGCTGTTCGCTCTGGCGGCGGACTTTCCGACAGCTAAAGTCTGGCTCTATGGTCAACAAGTCACGGTTTCTTATCAGTGCTTTGAGTTCCACTGGGATAGTCCCCATCAGCTCGTCAAGTTTGTTCTGACCCAATTGCCTAACGGACGACGACTGATTCTGCTTTCTACTGATCTCTGTTTGACTGGACCTGAGATTATTGCCGCTTACGGTCTCCGATTTAAGATTGAAGTCACTTTTCGTCAATTAGTCCATCTTTTGGGCAGCTTTGCCTATCGTTTTTGGCTTAAGAGTCTTCCTACTTTACCTACCTGGCCCAGCAATCTTATCCTCAGTGACTATCCACAAGCTGTTCAGACTCAGATTTTAAACAAGGTAGAAGCCTTTGAGCGTTTTGTTAACCTTAATGCCATTGCTTTAGGGCTACTTCAAATTCTCGCCTTAGAGTTACCCCAGGGGATTTGGGCTAATTTTCCTCGATGGTTTCGGACATTACCATCCCATGGCTACCCTAGTGAACGGATTGCTCAACTAGCCCTTCAACATCAAGCCCAAATGATTTTTCCTCAAAGTCCACCCAGTCTGCTTTTGCCTAAATTCCTTACCGCTAAACTTGCCTCTTCCCCAAGCCCTGATATGCTTACTTTCGTCGCATAG
- a CDS encoding putative addiction module antidote protein has translation MATTITLWNSAEHLKTEEDIQLYLEACLDEADGDSDALIHALNVIARAKNLGQIEKDSGLTNDELYQVFIPDSSPTFAMVAKFVNALGFKLTVEPII, from the coding sequence ATGGCAACAACGATAACTCTCTGGAATTCAGCAGAACATTTAAAAACAGAAGAAGATATTCAGCTATACCTAGAAGCTTGCCTTGATGAAGCTGATGGTGACTCTGATGCCTTAATTCATGCCTTGAATGTTATTGCCCGTGCTAAAAACTTAGGTCAAATTGAAAAAGATTCGGGTCTAACAAATGATGAACTGTATCAGGTATTTATCCCTGATAGTAGCCCCACTTTCGCAATGGTAGCAAAATTTGTTAATGCCCTGGGCTTTAAGCTGACTGTAGAGCCGATTATTTAA